In a genomic window of Amphiprion ocellaris isolate individual 3 ecotype Okinawa chromosome 13, ASM2253959v1, whole genome shotgun sequence:
- the ganabb gene encoding neutral alpha-glucosidase AB isoform X2 — translation MASFTERMVPVLVLWLAVCLAETWAVDRGNFKTCDQSAFCKRQRALKPGESPYRALLETMELTNTRLTLQLINDNNKVRLLLELYRLQGNITRVKINELKPLKPRYEVPDVLIREPPTEPLSLLSQDENGVVLSLGSESQRVIISARPFRLDIMEGSDVLMSLNSRGLLTFEHLRMRKDTFSYKVTSTVASVWDNIKRVFSSQADPEAEKKEEADPANQAETTKEEEEKVEDGMWEETFKSHSDSKPNGPSAISLDFSLPGVEHVYGIPEHADTLRLKTTENGDPYRLYNLDVFQYELYNPMALYGAVPVMLAHNTQRTTGIFWLNAAETWVDISSNTAGKTVFGKMLDYVQGSSETPQTDVRWISESGIIDVFLMLGPTPKDVFSQYASLTGTQSFPPLASLGYHQCRWNYNDQEDVQSVDAGFDEHDIPYDFIWLDIEHTDGKRYFTWDPHKFATPKEMLQGLMDKKRKLVAIVDPHIKVDSNYKIHNEIRSKGFYIKNKDGGDYEGWCWPGSASYPDFFRADMRAWWASMFAYDQYEGSMENMYTWNDMNEPSVFNGPEVTMHKDTVHGAWEHRDVHNLYGFYVQMATAEGLIQRSGGIERPFVLTRAFFAGSQRYGAVWTGDNAAEWDHLKISIPMCLSLGLVGISFCGADVGGFFKSPSTELLVRWYQTGAYQPFFRAHAHLDTPRREPWLFGPENTALIREAVRQRYTLLPYWYQQFYHAHRTGEPIMRPLWVEYPQDPATFAVDDEFLIGRDLLVHPVTEEGARGVTAYLPGKDTVWFDIHTFQKHNGAQNLYIPVTMSSIPVFQRGGSIIPRKVRVRRSSTCMEHDPYTLYVALNLQRTAEGELYIDDGHTFNYEKKEFIHRRLSFAKNILSSVNLAPDAQFTTRSWIERVVILGASKPSKVTLQTADGQDSQLEFDFDASMSVLTLRKPGMNAGADWTVMLQ, via the exons ATGGCCTCCTTCACTGAAAG GATGGTGCCTGTCTTGGTGCTCTGGCTGGCTGTGTGTCTCGCTGAGACATGGGCTGTGGACAGGGGCAACTTCAAGACCTGTGATCAGAGTGCCTTCTGCAA GCGTCAGCGAGCATTGAAGCCTGGGGAGTCGCCTTATCGAGCCCTGCTGGAGACCATGGAGCTGACCAACACCAGACTCACCCTGCAGCTCATCAATGACAACAACAAG gTGCGTCTGCTCCTTGAACTCTACCGTCTCCAGGGAAACATAACGAGGGTGAAGATTAACGAGCTGAAGCCCCTGAAACCTCGCTACGAGGTCCCAGATGTGCTCATCAGGGAGCCGCCTACTGAGCC cCTGTCTCTCCTGTCTCAGGATGAGAACGGGGTGGTGTTGTCCCTGGGGTCGGAGTCCCAGAGGGTCATCATCAGCGCCCGGCCCTTCCGACTGGACATCATGGAGGGAAGCGACGTGCTGATGTCGCTGAACTCACGTGGTCTGCTGACCTTTGAGCACCTGAGGATGCGCAAGGACAC TTTCTCCTATAAAGTAACTAGCACAGTGGCTAGCGTGTGGGATAATATCAAGAGGGTATTCTCTAG TCAGGCAGACCCAGAGGctgagaagaaagaggaggctGATCCGGCAAACCAGGCCGAG ACAACcaaggaagaggaagagaaagtagAAGACGGGATGTGGGAGGAAACGTTTAAATCGCACTCAGACAGCAAACCTAATG GTCCATCTGCTATTAGTTTAGACTTTTCATTGCCGGGAGTGGAGCATGTCTATGGTATCCCAGAACACGCAGACACCctaagactcaaaacaacaga GAATGGAGATCCGTATCGGCTCTATAACCTGGATGTCTTCCAGTATGAGTTATATAACCCAATGGCCTTGTATGGGGCTGTCCCAGTTATGTTGGCCCACAACACACAGCGGACCACAGGTATCTTCTGGCTCAATGCTGCAGAAACCTGGGTAGACATAAGCTCCAACACAGCTGGGAAG ACTGTGTTTGGGAAAATGCTGGATTATGTTCAGGGCTCCAGTGAGACACCACAGACAGATGTGCGTTGGATCTCTGAGAGCGGCATCATCGATGTCTTCCTGATGCTGGGACCAACTCCCAAAGACGTCTTCTCTCAGTATGCCTCTCTTACAG GCACCCAGTCCTTCCCTCCCTTGGCCTCCCTGGGCTACCACCAGTGCCGCTGGAACTACAATGACCAGGAAGACGTGCAGTCAGTGGATGCAGGCTTCGATGAGCACGACATCCCCTACGACTTCATCTGGCTTGATATCGAGCACACAGATGGGAAGCGCTACTTCACCTGGGATCCTCACAAGTTTGCAACACCAAAGGAGATGCTGCAGGGTCTCATGGACAAGAAGCGCAAG CTGGTGGCCATTGTGGACCCTCATATTAAAGTAGATAGCAACTACAAGATCCATAATGAAATCCGCTCCAAGGGTTTCTATATCAAGAATAAAGATGGGGGAGACTACGAGGGCTGGTGCTGGCCTG GCAGTGCCAGCTATCCAGACTTCTTCCGTGCAGACATGAGGGCCTGGTGGGCCAGCATGTTCGCCTACGATCAGTATGAG GGATCCATGGAGAACATGTACACATGGAACGACATGAATGAGCCGTCGGTCTTTAATGGGCCAGAGGTCACCATGCACAAGGACACAGTGCACGGAGCCTGGGAGCACCGTGACGTACACAACCTGTATGGTTTCTATGTG CAAATGGCCACAGCGGAGGGTTTGATCCAGAGGTCTGGGGGCATTGAGCGACCGTTTGTCCTGACCAGGGCTTTCTTTGCTGGCTCACAGCGCTACG gtgCTGTGTGGACAGGAGATAATGCTGCTGAGTGGGACCATCTGAAGATCTCTATCCCCATGTGTCTGAGTCTGGGCCTGGTTGGAATCTCTTTCTGTGGCG CTGACGTTGGTGGCTTTTTCAAGTCTCCAAGCACTGAGCTGCTGGTGCGTTGGTACCAGACGGGGGCTTACCAGCCATTCTTTAGGGCCCACGCCCACCTGGACACGCCTCGCCGTGAGCCCTGGCTGTTTGGTCCAGAAAACACTGCACTGATCCGTGAAGCTGTGCGTCAGCGCTACACACTCCTGCCCTACTGGTACCAGCAGTTCTACCACGCACACCGCACTGGAGAGCCCATCATGAG ACCGCTGTGGGTGGAGTATCCTCAGGATCCTGCTACTTTTGCCGTGGATGACGAGTTCTTGATTG GGCGAGACTTACTGGTGCACCCAGTTACTGAGGAGGGAGCCAGGGGAGTCACTGCCTACCTGCCTGGTAAAGACACG GTCTGGTTTGACATCCACACCTTCCAGAAGCACAATGGGGCTCAGAACCTGTACATCCCTGTCACCATGAGCTCT ATTCCTGTATTCCAGCGCGGTGGATCCATCATTCCCAGGAAGGTTCGAGTTCGCAGGTCCTCCACCTGCATGGAGCACGACCCCTACACTCTATATGTGGCTCTTAACCTCCAG AGAACTGCAGAGGGGGAGCTCTACATAGATGACGGCCACACTTTTAACTACGAAAAGAAGGAATTCATCCACAGGAGACTGTCATTCGCCAAGAACATCCTCTCTTCTGT TAACCTCGCTCCTGATGCCCAGTTTACTACTCGCTCCTGGATTGAACGCGTTGTCATACTGGGAGCCAGTAAACCCAGCAAGGTTACCCTTCAGACTGCCG ATGGACAAGACAGCCAACTAGAATTCGATTTTGATGCCTCCATGTCTGTTTTGACGCTGCGCAAGCCCGGCATGAACGCAGGGGCAGACTGGACTGTGATGCTTCAGTAA
- the ganabb gene encoding neutral alpha-glucosidase AB isoform X1, with translation MPLLPRLASYLHPERMVPVLVLWLAVCLAETWAVDRGNFKTCDQSAFCKRQRALKPGESPYRALLETMELTNTRLTLQLINDNNKVRLLLELYRLQGNITRVKINELKPLKPRYEVPDVLIREPPTEPLSLLSQDENGVVLSLGSESQRVIISARPFRLDIMEGSDVLMSLNSRGLLTFEHLRMRKDTFSYKVTSTVASVWDNIKRVFSSQADPEAEKKEEADPANQAETTKEEEEKVEDGMWEETFKSHSDSKPNGPSAISLDFSLPGVEHVYGIPEHADTLRLKTTENGDPYRLYNLDVFQYELYNPMALYGAVPVMLAHNTQRTTGIFWLNAAETWVDISSNTAGKTVFGKMLDYVQGSSETPQTDVRWISESGIIDVFLMLGPTPKDVFSQYASLTGTQSFPPLASLGYHQCRWNYNDQEDVQSVDAGFDEHDIPYDFIWLDIEHTDGKRYFTWDPHKFATPKEMLQGLMDKKRKLVAIVDPHIKVDSNYKIHNEIRSKGFYIKNKDGGDYEGWCWPGSASYPDFFRADMRAWWASMFAYDQYEGSMENMYTWNDMNEPSVFNGPEVTMHKDTVHGAWEHRDVHNLYGFYVQMATAEGLIQRSGGIERPFVLTRAFFAGSQRYGAVWTGDNAAEWDHLKISIPMCLSLGLVGISFCGADVGGFFKSPSTELLVRWYQTGAYQPFFRAHAHLDTPRREPWLFGPENTALIREAVRQRYTLLPYWYQQFYHAHRTGEPIMRPLWVEYPQDPATFAVDDEFLIGRDLLVHPVTEEGARGVTAYLPGKDTVWFDIHTFQKHNGAQNLYIPVTMSSIPVFQRGGSIIPRKVRVRRSSTCMEHDPYTLYVALNLQRTAEGELYIDDGHTFNYEKKEFIHRRLSFAKNILSSVNLAPDAQFTTRSWIERVVILGASKPSKVTLQTADGQDSQLEFDFDASMSVLTLRKPGMNAGADWTVMLQ, from the exons ATGCCGCTGCTACCAAGGTTAGCTTCATATCTCCATCCAGAGAG GATGGTGCCTGTCTTGGTGCTCTGGCTGGCTGTGTGTCTCGCTGAGACATGGGCTGTGGACAGGGGCAACTTCAAGACCTGTGATCAGAGTGCCTTCTGCAA GCGTCAGCGAGCATTGAAGCCTGGGGAGTCGCCTTATCGAGCCCTGCTGGAGACCATGGAGCTGACCAACACCAGACTCACCCTGCAGCTCATCAATGACAACAACAAG gTGCGTCTGCTCCTTGAACTCTACCGTCTCCAGGGAAACATAACGAGGGTGAAGATTAACGAGCTGAAGCCCCTGAAACCTCGCTACGAGGTCCCAGATGTGCTCATCAGGGAGCCGCCTACTGAGCC cCTGTCTCTCCTGTCTCAGGATGAGAACGGGGTGGTGTTGTCCCTGGGGTCGGAGTCCCAGAGGGTCATCATCAGCGCCCGGCCCTTCCGACTGGACATCATGGAGGGAAGCGACGTGCTGATGTCGCTGAACTCACGTGGTCTGCTGACCTTTGAGCACCTGAGGATGCGCAAGGACAC TTTCTCCTATAAAGTAACTAGCACAGTGGCTAGCGTGTGGGATAATATCAAGAGGGTATTCTCTAG TCAGGCAGACCCAGAGGctgagaagaaagaggaggctGATCCGGCAAACCAGGCCGAG ACAACcaaggaagaggaagagaaagtagAAGACGGGATGTGGGAGGAAACGTTTAAATCGCACTCAGACAGCAAACCTAATG GTCCATCTGCTATTAGTTTAGACTTTTCATTGCCGGGAGTGGAGCATGTCTATGGTATCCCAGAACACGCAGACACCctaagactcaaaacaacaga GAATGGAGATCCGTATCGGCTCTATAACCTGGATGTCTTCCAGTATGAGTTATATAACCCAATGGCCTTGTATGGGGCTGTCCCAGTTATGTTGGCCCACAACACACAGCGGACCACAGGTATCTTCTGGCTCAATGCTGCAGAAACCTGGGTAGACATAAGCTCCAACACAGCTGGGAAG ACTGTGTTTGGGAAAATGCTGGATTATGTTCAGGGCTCCAGTGAGACACCACAGACAGATGTGCGTTGGATCTCTGAGAGCGGCATCATCGATGTCTTCCTGATGCTGGGACCAACTCCCAAAGACGTCTTCTCTCAGTATGCCTCTCTTACAG GCACCCAGTCCTTCCCTCCCTTGGCCTCCCTGGGCTACCACCAGTGCCGCTGGAACTACAATGACCAGGAAGACGTGCAGTCAGTGGATGCAGGCTTCGATGAGCACGACATCCCCTACGACTTCATCTGGCTTGATATCGAGCACACAGATGGGAAGCGCTACTTCACCTGGGATCCTCACAAGTTTGCAACACCAAAGGAGATGCTGCAGGGTCTCATGGACAAGAAGCGCAAG CTGGTGGCCATTGTGGACCCTCATATTAAAGTAGATAGCAACTACAAGATCCATAATGAAATCCGCTCCAAGGGTTTCTATATCAAGAATAAAGATGGGGGAGACTACGAGGGCTGGTGCTGGCCTG GCAGTGCCAGCTATCCAGACTTCTTCCGTGCAGACATGAGGGCCTGGTGGGCCAGCATGTTCGCCTACGATCAGTATGAG GGATCCATGGAGAACATGTACACATGGAACGACATGAATGAGCCGTCGGTCTTTAATGGGCCAGAGGTCACCATGCACAAGGACACAGTGCACGGAGCCTGGGAGCACCGTGACGTACACAACCTGTATGGTTTCTATGTG CAAATGGCCACAGCGGAGGGTTTGATCCAGAGGTCTGGGGGCATTGAGCGACCGTTTGTCCTGACCAGGGCTTTCTTTGCTGGCTCACAGCGCTACG gtgCTGTGTGGACAGGAGATAATGCTGCTGAGTGGGACCATCTGAAGATCTCTATCCCCATGTGTCTGAGTCTGGGCCTGGTTGGAATCTCTTTCTGTGGCG CTGACGTTGGTGGCTTTTTCAAGTCTCCAAGCACTGAGCTGCTGGTGCGTTGGTACCAGACGGGGGCTTACCAGCCATTCTTTAGGGCCCACGCCCACCTGGACACGCCTCGCCGTGAGCCCTGGCTGTTTGGTCCAGAAAACACTGCACTGATCCGTGAAGCTGTGCGTCAGCGCTACACACTCCTGCCCTACTGGTACCAGCAGTTCTACCACGCACACCGCACTGGAGAGCCCATCATGAG ACCGCTGTGGGTGGAGTATCCTCAGGATCCTGCTACTTTTGCCGTGGATGACGAGTTCTTGATTG GGCGAGACTTACTGGTGCACCCAGTTACTGAGGAGGGAGCCAGGGGAGTCACTGCCTACCTGCCTGGTAAAGACACG GTCTGGTTTGACATCCACACCTTCCAGAAGCACAATGGGGCTCAGAACCTGTACATCCCTGTCACCATGAGCTCT ATTCCTGTATTCCAGCGCGGTGGATCCATCATTCCCAGGAAGGTTCGAGTTCGCAGGTCCTCCACCTGCATGGAGCACGACCCCTACACTCTATATGTGGCTCTTAACCTCCAG AGAACTGCAGAGGGGGAGCTCTACATAGATGACGGCCACACTTTTAACTACGAAAAGAAGGAATTCATCCACAGGAGACTGTCATTCGCCAAGAACATCCTCTCTTCTGT TAACCTCGCTCCTGATGCCCAGTTTACTACTCGCTCCTGGATTGAACGCGTTGTCATACTGGGAGCCAGTAAACCCAGCAAGGTTACCCTTCAGACTGCCG ATGGACAAGACAGCCAACTAGAATTCGATTTTGATGCCTCCATGTCTGTTTTGACGCTGCGCAAGCCCGGCATGAACGCAGGGGCAGACTGGACTGTGATGCTTCAGTAA
- the ganabb gene encoding neutral alpha-glucosidase AB isoform X4, which yields MPLLPRLASYLHPERMVPVLVLWLAVCLAETWAVDRGNFKTCDQSAFCKRQRALKPGESPYRALLETMELTNTRLTLQLINDNNKVRLLLELYRLQGNITRVKINELKPLKPRYEVPDVLIREPPTEPLSLLSQDENGVVLSLGSESQRVIISARPFRLDIMEGSDVLMSLNSRGLLTFEHLRMRKDTQADPEAEKKEEADPANQAETTKEEEEKVEDGMWEETFKSHSDSKPNGPSAISLDFSLPGVEHVYGIPEHADTLRLKTTENGDPYRLYNLDVFQYELYNPMALYGAVPVMLAHNTQRTTGIFWLNAAETWVDISSNTAGKTVFGKMLDYVQGSSETPQTDVRWISESGIIDVFLMLGPTPKDVFSQYASLTGTQSFPPLASLGYHQCRWNYNDQEDVQSVDAGFDEHDIPYDFIWLDIEHTDGKRYFTWDPHKFATPKEMLQGLMDKKRKLVAIVDPHIKVDSNYKIHNEIRSKGFYIKNKDGGDYEGWCWPGSASYPDFFRADMRAWWASMFAYDQYEGSMENMYTWNDMNEPSVFNGPEVTMHKDTVHGAWEHRDVHNLYGFYVQMATAEGLIQRSGGIERPFVLTRAFFAGSQRYGAVWTGDNAAEWDHLKISIPMCLSLGLVGISFCGADVGGFFKSPSTELLVRWYQTGAYQPFFRAHAHLDTPRREPWLFGPENTALIREAVRQRYTLLPYWYQQFYHAHRTGEPIMRPLWVEYPQDPATFAVDDEFLIGRDLLVHPVTEEGARGVTAYLPGKDTVWFDIHTFQKHNGAQNLYIPVTMSSIPVFQRGGSIIPRKVRVRRSSTCMEHDPYTLYVALNLQRTAEGELYIDDGHTFNYEKKEFIHRRLSFAKNILSSVNLAPDAQFTTRSWIERVVILGASKPSKVTLQTADGQDSQLEFDFDASMSVLTLRKPGMNAGADWTVMLQ from the exons ATGCCGCTGCTACCAAGGTTAGCTTCATATCTCCATCCAGAGAG GATGGTGCCTGTCTTGGTGCTCTGGCTGGCTGTGTGTCTCGCTGAGACATGGGCTGTGGACAGGGGCAACTTCAAGACCTGTGATCAGAGTGCCTTCTGCAA GCGTCAGCGAGCATTGAAGCCTGGGGAGTCGCCTTATCGAGCCCTGCTGGAGACCATGGAGCTGACCAACACCAGACTCACCCTGCAGCTCATCAATGACAACAACAAG gTGCGTCTGCTCCTTGAACTCTACCGTCTCCAGGGAAACATAACGAGGGTGAAGATTAACGAGCTGAAGCCCCTGAAACCTCGCTACGAGGTCCCAGATGTGCTCATCAGGGAGCCGCCTACTGAGCC cCTGTCTCTCCTGTCTCAGGATGAGAACGGGGTGGTGTTGTCCCTGGGGTCGGAGTCCCAGAGGGTCATCATCAGCGCCCGGCCCTTCCGACTGGACATCATGGAGGGAAGCGACGTGCTGATGTCGCTGAACTCACGTGGTCTGCTGACCTTTGAGCACCTGAGGATGCGCAAGGACAC TCAGGCAGACCCAGAGGctgagaagaaagaggaggctGATCCGGCAAACCAGGCCGAG ACAACcaaggaagaggaagagaaagtagAAGACGGGATGTGGGAGGAAACGTTTAAATCGCACTCAGACAGCAAACCTAATG GTCCATCTGCTATTAGTTTAGACTTTTCATTGCCGGGAGTGGAGCATGTCTATGGTATCCCAGAACACGCAGACACCctaagactcaaaacaacaga GAATGGAGATCCGTATCGGCTCTATAACCTGGATGTCTTCCAGTATGAGTTATATAACCCAATGGCCTTGTATGGGGCTGTCCCAGTTATGTTGGCCCACAACACACAGCGGACCACAGGTATCTTCTGGCTCAATGCTGCAGAAACCTGGGTAGACATAAGCTCCAACACAGCTGGGAAG ACTGTGTTTGGGAAAATGCTGGATTATGTTCAGGGCTCCAGTGAGACACCACAGACAGATGTGCGTTGGATCTCTGAGAGCGGCATCATCGATGTCTTCCTGATGCTGGGACCAACTCCCAAAGACGTCTTCTCTCAGTATGCCTCTCTTACAG GCACCCAGTCCTTCCCTCCCTTGGCCTCCCTGGGCTACCACCAGTGCCGCTGGAACTACAATGACCAGGAAGACGTGCAGTCAGTGGATGCAGGCTTCGATGAGCACGACATCCCCTACGACTTCATCTGGCTTGATATCGAGCACACAGATGGGAAGCGCTACTTCACCTGGGATCCTCACAAGTTTGCAACACCAAAGGAGATGCTGCAGGGTCTCATGGACAAGAAGCGCAAG CTGGTGGCCATTGTGGACCCTCATATTAAAGTAGATAGCAACTACAAGATCCATAATGAAATCCGCTCCAAGGGTTTCTATATCAAGAATAAAGATGGGGGAGACTACGAGGGCTGGTGCTGGCCTG GCAGTGCCAGCTATCCAGACTTCTTCCGTGCAGACATGAGGGCCTGGTGGGCCAGCATGTTCGCCTACGATCAGTATGAG GGATCCATGGAGAACATGTACACATGGAACGACATGAATGAGCCGTCGGTCTTTAATGGGCCAGAGGTCACCATGCACAAGGACACAGTGCACGGAGCCTGGGAGCACCGTGACGTACACAACCTGTATGGTTTCTATGTG CAAATGGCCACAGCGGAGGGTTTGATCCAGAGGTCTGGGGGCATTGAGCGACCGTTTGTCCTGACCAGGGCTTTCTTTGCTGGCTCACAGCGCTACG gtgCTGTGTGGACAGGAGATAATGCTGCTGAGTGGGACCATCTGAAGATCTCTATCCCCATGTGTCTGAGTCTGGGCCTGGTTGGAATCTCTTTCTGTGGCG CTGACGTTGGTGGCTTTTTCAAGTCTCCAAGCACTGAGCTGCTGGTGCGTTGGTACCAGACGGGGGCTTACCAGCCATTCTTTAGGGCCCACGCCCACCTGGACACGCCTCGCCGTGAGCCCTGGCTGTTTGGTCCAGAAAACACTGCACTGATCCGTGAAGCTGTGCGTCAGCGCTACACACTCCTGCCCTACTGGTACCAGCAGTTCTACCACGCACACCGCACTGGAGAGCCCATCATGAG ACCGCTGTGGGTGGAGTATCCTCAGGATCCTGCTACTTTTGCCGTGGATGACGAGTTCTTGATTG GGCGAGACTTACTGGTGCACCCAGTTACTGAGGAGGGAGCCAGGGGAGTCACTGCCTACCTGCCTGGTAAAGACACG GTCTGGTTTGACATCCACACCTTCCAGAAGCACAATGGGGCTCAGAACCTGTACATCCCTGTCACCATGAGCTCT ATTCCTGTATTCCAGCGCGGTGGATCCATCATTCCCAGGAAGGTTCGAGTTCGCAGGTCCTCCACCTGCATGGAGCACGACCCCTACACTCTATATGTGGCTCTTAACCTCCAG AGAACTGCAGAGGGGGAGCTCTACATAGATGACGGCCACACTTTTAACTACGAAAAGAAGGAATTCATCCACAGGAGACTGTCATTCGCCAAGAACATCCTCTCTTCTGT TAACCTCGCTCCTGATGCCCAGTTTACTACTCGCTCCTGGATTGAACGCGTTGTCATACTGGGAGCCAGTAAACCCAGCAAGGTTACCCTTCAGACTGCCG ATGGACAAGACAGCCAACTAGAATTCGATTTTGATGCCTCCATGTCTGTTTTGACGCTGCGCAAGCCCGGCATGAACGCAGGGGCAGACTGGACTGTGATGCTTCAGTAA